One window from the genome of Ailuropoda melanoleuca isolate Jingjing chromosome 5, ASM200744v2, whole genome shotgun sequence encodes:
- the LOC117802419 gene encoding mineralocorticoid receptor: protein METKGYHSLPEGLDMERRWGQVSQAVEHSSLGPTERTDENNYMEIVNVSCVSGAIPNNSTQGSSKEKHELLPCLQQENNRSGILTSDIKTELESKELSATVAESMGLYMDSVRDADYTYDQQNQQGNMSPAKIYQNVEQLVKFYKENGHHPSTLGGVNRPLRSFMSDSGSSVNGGVMRAIVKSPIMCHEKSPSVCSPLNMTSSVCSPAGISSVSSTSASFGSFTVHSPITQGTPLTCSPNVENRGSRSHSPAHASNVGSPLSSPLSSMKSPISSPPSHCSVKSPVSSPNNVTLRSSVSSPANINNSRCSVSSPSNTNNRSTLSSPTASTVGSICSPVNNAFSYTASGTPAGSSAARDVVPSPDTQEKGAQEVPFPKSEEVENAISNGVTGQLNIVQYIKPEPDGAFSSSCLGGNSKINSDSPFSVPIKQESTKHSCSGTSFKGNPTVNPFPFMDGSYFSFMDDKDYYSLSGILGPPVPGFDGNCEGSGFPMGIKQEPDDGSYYPEASIPSSAIVGVNSGGQSFHYRIGAQGTISLSRSARDQSFQHLSSFPPVNTLVESWKSHGDLSSRRSDGYPVLEYIPENVTSSTLRSVSTGSSRPSKICLVCGDEASGCHYGVVTCGSCKVFFKRAVEGKCSCGCSFSHFLS from the coding sequence ATGGAGACCAAAGGCTACCACAGTCTCCCTGAAGGTCTAGATATGGAAAGACGGTGGGGTCAAGTTTCTCAGGCTGTGGAACATTCTTCCCTGGGACCTACAGAGAGGACCGATGAGAATAACTACATGGAGATTGTCAATGTAAGCTGTGTTTCCGGTGCTATTCCAAACAACAGTACTCAaggaagcagcaaagaaaaacacGAACTACTCCCTTGCCTTCAGCAAGAAAATAATCGGTCTGGGATTTTAACATCTGATATTAAAACTGAGCTGGAGTCTAAGGAACTTTCAGCAACTGTAGCTGAGTCCATGGGTTTATACATGGATTCCGTAAGAGATGCTGACTACACCTATGATCAGCAGAACCAACAAGGAAACATGAGTCCAGCAAAGATTTATCAAAATGTTGAACAGCTGGTGaagttttacaaagaaaatggcCATCATCCTTCCACTCTAGGTGGTGTGAACAGGCCCTTGAGATCCTTCATGTCTGACTCTGGGAGCTCTGTGAATGGTGGGGTCATGCGTGCCATTGTTAAAAGCCCTATTATGTGTCATGAGAAGAGCCCATCTGTTTGCAGCCCTCTGAACATGACGTCTTCAGTCTGCAGCCCTGCTGGAATCAGCTCTGTGTCCTCCACCTCTGCCAGCTTTGGCAGTTTCACAGTGCACAGCCCTATCACCCAGGGGACTCCTTTGACATGCTCCCCTAATGTTGAAAATCGAGGCTCCAGGTCGCACAGCCCAGCACATGCCAGCAATGTGGGCTCTCCTCTCTCAAGTCCATTAAGTAGCATGAAATCCCCAATATCCAGCCCTCCGAGTCATTGCAGCGTAAAATCTCCGGTCTCCAGTCCTAATAATGTCACTCTGCGATCCTCTGTGTCTAGCCCTGCAAACATCAACAACTCAAGGTGCTCTGTTTCCAGCCCTTCCAACACGAATAACAGATCCACGCTCTCCAGTCCAACTGCTAGTACTGTGGGATCTATCTGTAGCCCTGTGAACAATGCCTTCAGCTACACTGCTTCTGGCACCCCCGCTGGATCTAGTGCAGCCCGGGATGTGGTTCCTAGTCCAGACACACAGGAGAAGGGTGCTCAAGAGGTCCCCTTTCCAAAGAGTGAGGAAGTAGAGAATGCCATCTCCAATGGTGTGACTGGCCAGCTTAACATTGTCCAGTACATAAAACCGGAGCCAGATGGAGCTTTTAGCAGCTCATGTCTGGGaggaaatagcaaaataaattctGATTCCCCATTCTCAGTACCAATAAAGCAAGAATCAACCAAGCATTCATGTTCAGGCACCTCTTTTAAAGGGAATCCAACGGTAAACCCATTTCCATTTATGGATGgctcatatttttcctttatggatgATAAAGACTATTATTCTCTATCAGGAATTTTAGGACCACCTGTGCCCGGCTTCGATGGTAACTGTGAAGGCAGCGGATTCCCCATGGGTATTAAACAGGAACCGGATGATGGGAGCTATTACCCAGAGGCCAGCATCCCTTCATCTGCTATTGTTGGTGTGAATTCAGGTGGACAGTCCTTTCACTACAGGATTGGTGCTCAAGGTACAATATCTTTATCACGATCGGCTAGAGACCAATCTTTCCAACACCTGAGTTCCTTTCCTCCCGTTAATACATTAGTGGAGTCATGGAAATCACATGGCGACCTGTCATCTAGAAGAAGTGATGGATATCCAGTTCTAGAATACATTCCAGAAAATGTAACAAG